The Apibacter raozihei genome contains a region encoding:
- a CDS encoding SRPBCC family protein, translating into MVTLIREQQLPISLDDAWDFFSKPVNLSKITPKEMNFIIKTPNLTDAYAGQIIEYTVSPLFSIPLTWVTEISQVENKKYFVDTQLQGPYKVWHHEHFFTENDQGVLMKDILNYQLPYGFFGKWMGKLFISKKVEDIFTYRRKAIEEFFQLPR; encoded by the coding sequence ATGGTTACACTTATTCGGGAGCAACAGTTGCCTATATCATTAGATGATGCCTGGGATTTTTTTTCAAAACCCGTAAATCTTAGCAAAATTACACCCAAAGAAATGAATTTTATTATTAAAACGCCAAACTTAACAGATGCGTATGCCGGACAAATTATTGAATATACGGTAAGTCCTTTATTTTCAATCCCCCTGACCTGGGTAACGGAAATCTCTCAGGTGGAAAATAAGAAGTATTTTGTGGATACACAGTTACAGGGGCCTTACAAAGTATGGCATCATGAACATTTCTTCACAGAAAATGATCAGGGAGTTTTAATGAAAGATATTCTTAATTATCAGCTTCCATACGGATTTTTTGGAAAATGGATGGGGAAGCTGTTTATATCTAAAAAGGTGGAAGATATATTTACCTATCGGCGAAAAGCTATAGAGGAATTTTTTCAATTGCCCAGGTAA